One window from the genome of Cryptococcus deuterogattii R265 chromosome 10, complete sequence encodes:
- a CDS encoding transketolase — translation MTAIQNTNGHGELSREARTTNKVFPEKEEQLVLNTIRCLAADLCQQYKGGHPGTVMGASAIGIALWRYEMRYNPLNPEWFNRDRFVLSAGHACLFQYIFLHLSGYEAWTLDQIKMYHSPATSGSMAAGHPEIEYPGIEVTTGPLGQGISNAVGMAIASKQLAATYNREGLDIVNNKIWCFTGDGCLQEGVGQEAISLAGHLGLDNLILVYDNNAVTVDGRIDNCFTENTSKKLEAQGWNVIDVYDGSNDLAAVLEGLDKAKHFKGKPSLVNIRTVIGYSSRKANTGPAHGQALGDDEVAYVKTQLGFDPAKKFVIPDKAYEYFAECKIKGVRANEEWNKKFEAYSKAYPDLYKQLIDRMNGTFAPDGWETLLPAKKDLPQGEQPTRKSSGIAVQTLVPKNNTFVAGSADLLESTFVNFDGQVEFQNPASGLGDYTGRQIRFGIREFAMVGLGNGIAAYHKGMFIPIMSTFFMFWIYAAPAARMAALQQLRFIGIATHDSIGIGEDGPTHQPIALAAFYRALPNINLIRPADAEECMGMWLLALSEQSANTPSIFALSRQPVPLLSGTDRAKVAQGAYVVYGDDENPDITIIATGAEVARAIESAKLLKSVKKVRVVSMPSQKHFDNQTAEYKESVLKSSIALVIAIEAWASYGWARYAHASLSMHTFGHSAPQQQLYEHFGFSPKAMAEKIDEWAAKWQTKGGRPGLGDFEELLLGYTQH, via the exons ATGACGGCCATCCAAAACACAAATGGGCATGGAGAGCTGAGCAGAGAGGCTCGAACAACCAACAAGGTATTTCCT gaaaaagaagaacaatTGGTGCTGAACACGATACGATGTCTTGCAGCAGACTTGTGTCAGCAG TACAAAGGTGGTCATCCCGGTACGGTCATGGGAGCTTCAGCCATAGGGATTGCCTTGTGGAGATATGAGATGAGATACAACCCTCTAAACCCCGAGTGGTTCAATCGAGACC GCTTCGTCCTTTCGGCTGGACATGCTTGCCTTTTCCAATAcattttccttcatctttccgGCTACGAAGCTTGGACATTGGATCAAATCAAGATGTATCACTCCCCTGCGACCTCAGGATCTATGGCAGCGGGACACCCTGAGATCGAATACCCAG GTATCGAGGTGACGACTGGACCCCTCGGACAGGGTATCTCCAATGCAGTCGGAATGGCAATTGCCTCAAAGCAGCTTGCGGCCACATACAACAGGGAAGGACTGGATATAGTGAACAATAAGATTTGGTGTTTCACCGGTGACGGCTGTTTACAAGAAGGTGTTGGACAGGAGG CTATTTCGCTGGCAGGGCATTTGGGATTGGATAATTTGATCCTGGTATACGACAACAATGCTGTCACAGTAGACGGCCGAATCGACAACTGTTTTACCGAGAACACTTCGAAGAAGCTCGAAGCTCAAGGCTGGAATGTCATTGACGTCTACGATGGCTCGAACGAC CTTGCCGCGGTCCTAGAAGGGCTTGACAAAGCCAAGCACTTCAAAGGGAAACCGAGTCTGGTTAACATACGTACCGTTATTGGGTACTCCTCACGAAAGGCCAACACTGGACCAGCTCACGGTCAAGCTTTGGGAGATGACGAAGTGGCATACGTCAAAACTCAACTTGGATTCGATCCTGCGAAGAAATTCGTTATTCCCGACAAGGCATACGAGTATTTTGCCGAGTGCAAAATCAAGGGTGTAAGGGCAAATGAGGAGTGGAACAAAAAATTCGAAGCCTATTCGAAGGCTTATCCGGACTTGTATAAGCAGCTTATTGATCGGATGAACGGCACTTTTGCTCCAGATGGTTGGGAAACTTTGTTGCCAGCCAAAAAGGACCTTCCGCAAGGAGAGCAGCCTACCAGGAAGTCAAGTGGAATCGCAGTTCAAACGTTGGTGCCCAAGAACAACACCTTCGTCGCTGGCTCGGCGGATCTCCTCGAATCCACCTTTGTCAATTTCGATGGCCAAGTAGAATTCCAGAAC CCTGCTTCGGGACTGGGGGACTACACCGGCAGACAAATCCGCTTCGGTATTAGAGAGTTTGCGATGGTGGGTTTGGGTAACGGTATCGCAGCGTATCACAAGGGCATGTTCATCCC TATCATGTCTACTTTCTTCATGTTCTGGATCTATGCCGCCCCAGCCGCCCGAATGGCCGCCTTACAACAACTGCGATTCATCGGAATTGCCACTCATGATTCCATCGGTAtaggggaagatg GTCCTACTCATCAGCCCATCGCTCTGGCTGCTTTCTACAGAGCTCTACCGAACATCAACCTTATCCGACCCGCCGACGCAGAGGAATGTATGGGAATGTGGCTCTTGGCTCTATCGGAGCAATCAGCAAACACCCCCAGCATTTTCGCATTGTCTCGGCAACCGgtgcctcttctttctggaACCGACCGTGCAAAGGTCGCACAAGGTGCTTACGTTGTTTACGGTGATGACGAAAACCCGGATATAACAATAATCGCAACCGGTGCTGAAGTCGCTCGAGCAATCGAGTCTGCCAAGCTGCTGAAGTCGGTCAAGAAGGTCCGAGTCGTCTCGATGCCCTCCCAAAAACACTTCGACAATCAAACTGCAGAATACAAAGAATCAGTCCTAAAGAGCTCCATCGCCCTCGTGATCGCAATTGAGGCATGGGCTTCTTACGGTTGGGCTCGATACGCACATGCTTCGTTGTCCATGCACACATTC GGTCACTCGGCACCCCAACAGCAGCTGTACGAGCATTTCGGATTCTCCCCGAAAGCCATGGcagagaagattgatgaATGGGCGGCTAAATGGCAAACTAAAGGAGGCCGACCAGGACTTGGTGATTTCGAAGAGCTGTTGCTGGGCTACACGCAGCACTGA
- a CDS encoding sugar transporter, whose product MLRNTLLKGRAVNWAITACCGSAFLLFGYDQGVMSGLLTGSAFTQQFPEIDTTDGGNGSASLQGTVVAIYEIGCLFGSLFTFFFGERLGRRRCIMLGCTILIIGATLQTASFGIPQLIVGRIVTGLGNGVNTSTVPVWHSETTQATNRGRALAIELAINIFGVMTAYWIDYGMSFVNSPAQFRTPLAIQLVFAVVTILLVLVLPESPRWLLKHGRGKEALEVLNQLSLATGDVRTDSVNLEYAQIQHALEEEMAATVRDKDGNPISAVRACFTTGKERYFHRVMLGVGSQFMQQLCGINLITYYAPVIFEQSVGMSHDTSLLVSGFNGIAYFLSSLIPIWAIDRIGRRKLMLFAAIGQCACMAILAGTTSVTFKATGIVAATMLFLFNFFFAVGLLAIPWLLPAEYAPLPIRASAAALASASNWIFTFLVVEITPVSIKSIGFKTYIYFCVFNACFIPLIYFCYPETAKLSLEQIDLLFTGEKVLRVLPQELRNLRPGEEHGMVEQEVNSTASVDDKDLPVTIEHQGAIPFEKEAREKA is encoded by the exons ATGTTACGTAACACTCTCCTCAAAGGAAGAGCTGTCAATTGGGCCATCACAGCTTG CTGCGGTTCCGCATTCTT ACTCTTTGGATATGACCAAGGCGTCATGTCCGGTCTCTTGACCGGTTCTGCGTTTACTCAGCAGTTCCCGGAAATCG ACACCACCGACGGTGGCAATGGGTCTGCCTCTCTTCAAGGTACCGTTGTCGCCATTTACGAAATTGGTTGTCTCTTCGGTTCCCtgttcaccttcttcttcggcgaGAGATTAGGTCGACGCCGATGCATCATGCTCGGTTGTACAATTCTGATTATTGGTGCCACTCTACAGACTGCCTCTTTCGGTATTCCTCAACTCATCGTCGGACGTATTGTCACTGGCCTCGGTAACGGTGTCAACACCAGTACTGTCCCTGTGTGGCATAGTGAGACCACTCAAGCAACGAACCGTGGTCGAGCTCTTGCCATCGAGTTGGCGATCAATATTTTCGGTGTT ATGACCGCCTATTGGATTGATTACGGCATGAGCTTTGTAAATAGCCCGGCTCAATTCCGTACCCCTCTAGCCATCCAATTGGTGTTTGCCGTTGtgaccatcctcctcgttctcgtccttcctgAATCACCCCGATGGCTTTTGAAGCacggaaggggaaaggaagccCTTGAGGTCCTCAACCAGCTCTCTCTCGCCACTGGTGATGTCCGGACCGACTCCGTAAACCTCGAGTACGCACAAATTCAGCATGccctcgaagaagagatggctgCAACTGTGCGGGACAAGGATGGCAACCCCATTTCGGCTGTTCGTGCATGTTTCACCACcgggaaagagagatatTTCCATCGTGTCATGCTCGGAGTTGGGTCCCAGTTCATGCAGCAACTTTGTGGTATCAACTT AATCACATACT ATGCCCCCGTCATCTTTGAACAGTCTGTCGGGATGTCCCACGACACCTCCCTCCTCGTGTCCGGCTTTAACGGTATCGCCTACTTCCTGTCTTCTTTGATACCCATCTGGGCCATCGATCGGATCGGAAGA CGTAAGCTCATGCTATTCGCTGCCATCGGACAATGTGCTTGTATGGCGATTCTCGCGGGTACCACCTCAGTCACCTTCAAAGCGACAGGTATTGTCGCTGCAACGatgctcttcttgttcaa ctttttcttcgccGTTGGGCTACTTGCCATTCCTTGGTTGCTTCCTGCGGAATATGCCCCATTACCCATCCGAGCTTCTGCCGCTGCCCTCGCATCAGCATCAAACTGGATC TTTACCTTCCTCGTTGTCGAGATCACGCCGGTCTCCATCAAATCCATCGGTTTTAAAACCTACATCTATTTTTGCGTCTTCAACGCCTGCTTCATTCCACTCATCTATTTCTGTTATCCCGAAACTGCCAAACTATCCTTGGAGCAAATCGACTTGCTCTTCACAGGCGAAAAGGTTCTAAGAGTTTTGCCCCAA GAACTTCGAAATCTTCGCCCGGGAGAGGAACACGGCATGGTTGAGCAAGAGGTAAATAGCACAGCTAGTGTTGATGACAAGGACCTTCCAGTCACCATCGAGCACCAGGGAGCCATTCCATTTGAAAAGGAGGCGAGGGAAAAGGCGTAA
- a CDS encoding short-chain dehydrogenase, whose translation MTVEPPNVAQNFESGKEVVDLAVAGQPQQEDATHLVSLKTPQLFSLAKQGVIVTGGARGLGLAMAISLLEASAGHVYCVDILPSPDADEWSVAQRTAKEFGSKIEYRRLDITDEEAVTSTFVDIYSTCSYPVKGLFAAAGIQQMIPALDYPAKDFRRIMEVNVTGTFLTVQAAAREMKGRNIAGSIVITASMSGSIANKGLTCTAYNTSKSALLQLCRSVAAEWGQYGIRVNTLSPGYIRTAMTDGLLAELPDLEQEWLRGSMLNRLSTPDEYRGPLLFLLSNASSFVTGADLLVDGGHTAF comes from the exons ATGACTGTCGAACCTCCCAATGTCGCTCAAAACTTTGAAAGCGGAAAGGAAGTCGTTGATCTGGCTGTTGCCGGTCAACCTCAACAGGAGGATG CCACCCATTTGGTCTCTTTGAAGACTCCCCAATTGTTCTCCTTAGCTAAACAAGGAGTTATCGTTACTGGTGGTGCCCGAGGTCTCGGTTTGGCCATggccatctccctccttgaGGCTTCAGCCGGTCACGTATATTGTGTCGACattctcccctctcctGACGCAGATGAGTGGAGCGTTGCACAGCGCACCGCAAAAGAATTCGGAAGCAAGATTGAATATCGCCGTCTCGACATCACTGACGAAGAGGCCGTTACATCGACTTTCGTTGACATCTACTCGACATGTTCTTATCCGGTCAAAGGACTCTTTGCAGCAGCGGGAATCCAACAAATGATCCCCGCTTTAGATTATCCGGCCAAGGATTTCAGACGAATCATGGAAGTAAATGTTACAG GAACCTTCTTAACGGTGCAGGCAGCTGCTAGGGAAATGAAAGGGCGTAACATTGCGGGTAGCATCGTCATTACAGCCTCTATGTCTGGGTCTATTGCCAACAAGG GTCTGACTTGCACGGCTTACAACACCTCAAAATCGGCTCTCTTGCAACTATGTCGCAGCGTCGCAGCCGAGTGGGGCCAATATGGAATCCGAGTTAAC ACTCTCTCTCCAGGATATATCAGGACAGCCATGACCGATGGACTTCTCGCTGAGCTACCCGATCTCGAGCAAGAGTGGCTGCGAGGAAGCATGCTCAATCGTCTGTCCACTCCTGATGAGTATCGAGGACCactcttgttcttgctcaGTAACGCTTCCAGTTTCGTGACCGGCGCGGATCTGCTGGTGGATGGTGGTCATACCGCATTTTAG